One region of Triticum aestivum cultivar Chinese Spring chromosome 6B, IWGSC CS RefSeq v2.1, whole genome shotgun sequence genomic DNA includes:
- the LOC123134890 gene encoding uncharacterized protein, translated as MDETAAPQPEAVSLPEDAVREILIRVEGMAALFCCAVTCKNWSHLVADASFFRRRWPDDHRVSRFLAGFLAPKRLDRMDPNFRTWEPMFATFFVPTPRSVFARRSLISFFPDADACLLDGAEPLTARRDLLLVRLSPDIAPGYKYGKSVVHLAVCNLLIGVCEVLPPLCGHLDFAKSGHAILTSAACSSSAEQKSLQPVYSTFFKVLIIGTMNLGPPSLYTLSSNESRWSKPIKLTFVTAGGIHDCKHPDAIVSRGKVHWSVWNRTTYSETNEDPQLAVTADGTPLVLLLSRPGLELKICMQQDEKKSHDGAIAKARRLTTRTVELKPPGQFKRRPEKIYMRLLGEKSGVMLLKDS; from the exons ATGGACGAGACGGCCGCGCCACAGCCCGAGGCGGTGTCGCTCCCGGAGGACGCCGTCCGCGAGATCCTCATCCGCGTGGAAGGCATGGCCGCTCTCTTCTGCTGCGCCGTGACGTGCAAGAACTGGAGCCACCTCGTAGCCGATGCCTCCTTCTTTCGTCGTCGCTGGCCCGATGATCACAGGGTGAGCCGCTTCCTTGCCGGGTTCTTGGCCCCAAAACGGCTCGACCGTATGGACCCCAACTTCCGGACATGGGAGCCCATGTTTGCGACGTTTTTCGTCCCGACGCCACGGTCGGTGTTCGCCCGCCGCTCCCTCATCTCCTTTTTTCCCGACGCCGACGCGTGCCTTCTCGACGGCGCCGAGCCGCTCACTGCGCGCCGCGACCTCCTTCTCGTGCGCCTGTCTCCGGACATAGCTCCTGGCTATAAGTACGGCAAGTCTGTCGTTCATCTGGCTGTGTGCAATCTGCTCATTGGCGTGTGCGAAGTGCTTCCCCCGCTATGCGGACATTTGGACTTCGCCAAAAGCGGCCACGCCATCCTAACTAGCGCAGCCTGCTCGTCGAGCGCAGAGCAAAAGTCTTTGCAACCGGTCTACTCGACCTTCTTCAAAGTGTTAATCATCGGCACGATGAATCTCGGCCCGCCCAGCCTCTACACATTGTCATCCAATGAGTCAAGGTGGAGCAAGCCTATAAAATTAACTTTTGTCACTGCTGGGGGGATCCATGACTGTAAGCATCCGGATGCCATTGTGTCTCGCGGTAAGGTGCATTGGAGCGTCTGGAACAG GACAACTTACTCGGAAACCAACGAAGACCCACAACTTGCGGTCACCGCAGATGGGACGCCCTTGGTGTTACTTCTGTCAAGACCAGGCCTTGAGCTAAAGATCTGCATGCAGCAGGACGAAAAGAAGAGTCATGATGGTGCTATTGCCAAGGCCAGGCGGCTCACCACGCGTACTGTCGAGTTGAAACCACCTGGGCAGTTTAAAAGAAGGCCTGAGAAAATATACATGAGATTGTTAGGAGAGAAGAGTGGCGTGATGCTACTCAAGGATAGCTAG